The proteins below come from a single Ictidomys tridecemlineatus isolate mIctTri1 chromosome 8, mIctTri1.hap1, whole genome shotgun sequence genomic window:
- the Bphl gene encoding serine hydrolase BPHL isoform X5, with product MRASRAAQQRNMVVRLCCRGGLLPRLLFSPQMPKIYVPTAGRKAAYGTVTSAKVSVNGVHLHYQQTGEGEHAVLLLPGMLGSGETDFAPQLKSLNKNLFTVVAWDPRGYGHSRPPDRDFPADFFERDAKDAVDLMKTLKFKKVSLLGWSDGGITALFAAAKYPSYINKMVIWGANAYVTEEDERIYQGIRDVSKWSEKTRKPLEALYGYDYLAKTCEKWVDGIGQFKHLPDGNICRHLLPLVQCPTLIVHGEKDPLVPRFHADFIHEHVKGSRLHLMPEGKHNLHLRFANEFNKLAEDFLQ from the exons ATGCGCGCTTCCAGGGCGGCGCAACAGAGGAACATGGTGGTGAGGCTGTGTTGCCGAGGCGGGCTGCTACCGCGGCTGCTCTTCTCGCCTCAGATGCCCAAGATTTACGTCCCCACGGCTGGGCGCAAGGCCGCGTACGG aacAGTAACCTCTGCCAAAGTGTCTGTGAATGGCGTTCACCTGCATTATCAGCAGACTGGAGAGGGCGAACATGCAGTCCTGCTGCTTCCTGGGATGTTGG GAAGCGGAGAGACTGATTTTGCACCCCAACTTAAAAGCCTAAATAAGAACCTCTTCACTGTGGTGGCCTGGGATCCTCGAGGATATGGACATTCCAGACCCCCAGATAGAGACTTCCCAGCAGACTTTTTTGAAAGGGATGCAAAAGATGCTGTTGATTTGATGAAG ACGCTGAAGTTTAAGAAGGTCTCTCTGCTGGGATGGAGTGACGGTGGCATCACTGCACTCTTTGCTGCTGCGAAATATCCATCTTACATCAATAAGATGGTGATTTGGGGAGCTAATGCCTATGTCACTGAAGAGGATGAAAGAATTTATCAGG GTATCCGAGATGTTTCTAAATGGAGCGAAAAAACAAGGAAGCCTCTAGAAGCCCTGTATGGATATGACTACCTTGCCAAAACCTGTGAAAAGTGGGTGGATGGCATAGGACAGTTTAAACATCTACCAGATG GTAACATCTGTCGGCACTTGCTGCCCCTGGTTCAGTGCCCCACCCTAATTGTGCATGGAGAGAAGGATCCTCTGGTCCCACGTTTTCATGCTGACTTCATACATGAGCATGTGAAAGGGTCACG
- the Bphl gene encoding serine hydrolase BPHL isoform X2, producing MRASRAAQQRNMVVRLCCRGGLLPRLLFSPQMPKIYVPTAGRKAAYGTVTSAKVSVNGVHLHYQQTGEGEHAVLLLPGMLAIVMKEDIYSNNQCQAKVICHNNNLPGSGETDFAPQLKSLNKNLFTVVAWDPRGYGHSRPPDRDFPADFFERDAKDAVDLMKTLKFKKVSLLGWSDGGITALFAAAKYPSYINKMVIWGANAYVTEEDERIYQGIRDVSKWSEKTRKPLEALYGYDYLAKTCEKWVDGIGQFKHLPDGNICRHLLPLVQCPTLIVHGEKDPLVPRFHADFIHEHVKGSRLHLMPEGKHNLHLRFANEFNKLAEDFLQ from the exons ATGCGCGCTTCCAGGGCGGCGCAACAGAGGAACATGGTGGTGAGGCTGTGTTGCCGAGGCGGGCTGCTACCGCGGCTGCTCTTCTCGCCTCAGATGCCCAAGATTTACGTCCCCACGGCTGGGCGCAAGGCCGCGTACGG aacAGTAACCTCTGCCAAAGTGTCTGTGAATGGCGTTCACCTGCATTATCAGCAGACTGGAGAGGGCGAACATGCAGTCCTGCTGCTTCCTGGGATGTTGG ctatTGTAATGAAGGAGGACATTTATTCTAATAACCAATGTCAAGCTAAAGTCATCTGTCACAACAACAACTTACCAG GAAGCGGAGAGACTGATTTTGCACCCCAACTTAAAAGCCTAAATAAGAACCTCTTCACTGTGGTGGCCTGGGATCCTCGAGGATATGGACATTCCAGACCCCCAGATAGAGACTTCCCAGCAGACTTTTTTGAAAGGGATGCAAAAGATGCTGTTGATTTGATGAAG ACGCTGAAGTTTAAGAAGGTCTCTCTGCTGGGATGGAGTGACGGTGGCATCACTGCACTCTTTGCTGCTGCGAAATATCCATCTTACATCAATAAGATGGTGATTTGGGGAGCTAATGCCTATGTCACTGAAGAGGATGAAAGAATTTATCAGG GTATCCGAGATGTTTCTAAATGGAGCGAAAAAACAAGGAAGCCTCTAGAAGCCCTGTATGGATATGACTACCTTGCCAAAACCTGTGAAAAGTGGGTGGATGGCATAGGACAGTTTAAACATCTACCAGATG GTAACATCTGTCGGCACTTGCTGCCCCTGGTTCAGTGCCCCACCCTAATTGTGCATGGAGAGAAGGATCCTCTGGTCCCACGTTTTCATGCTGACTTCATACATGAGCATGTGAAAGGGTCACG